The Akkermansia sp. N21116 genome includes a region encoding these proteins:
- a CDS encoding 2-enoyl thioester reductase domain-containing protein, producing MQENKYAIFSECGQPQDKLQVMTGPVTEPQKGEVMVRMLAAPINPADVNFVQGVYGLKPVFPDSRAGLEGYGVVEESAAPGLVSGDRVIMLRGIGSWSRFLTAPADSFLKVADEVDPFQAAMLKVNPLTALRMLEGFVDLKPGDWVVQNASNSGVGRCLIQIAKQMGVKTINFVRRPDDLRDELTTLGADLVVGEDEQDVVKKTLELTGGVRPLLASNAVGGESALRLMDMLAPGGTMATFGAMSKKSIKVPNGFLIFKGICLKGLWVTQWLKASPREEIEAAYARLAGWMASGELSQAVDTVYALDDIREAAAKAQEEFRNGKIILDLGK from the coding sequence ATGCAAGAGAACAAGTACGCGATTTTTTCCGAGTGTGGTCAGCCGCAGGACAAGCTTCAAGTGATGACCGGGCCTGTGACGGAGCCGCAAAAGGGTGAGGTGATGGTGCGCATGCTTGCGGCGCCGATCAATCCCGCCGATGTCAATTTTGTGCAAGGGGTGTATGGGTTGAAGCCCGTGTTTCCCGATTCCAGAGCAGGACTGGAAGGTTATGGAGTTGTCGAGGAATCGGCGGCTCCCGGCCTTGTTTCCGGTGACCGTGTCATTATGTTGCGCGGGATAGGGTCGTGGAGTCGGTTCCTGACGGCCCCGGCGGACTCTTTTCTTAAGGTTGCGGATGAAGTGGATCCCTTCCAGGCAGCCATGCTCAAGGTGAATCCGTTAACGGCCCTGCGTATGCTGGAAGGCTTTGTCGATCTCAAACCCGGCGACTGGGTTGTCCAGAATGCTTCCAACTCCGGTGTCGGACGATGCCTGATTCAGATTGCGAAGCAGATGGGTGTTAAAACGATCAATTTTGTCCGCCGCCCGGATGATCTCCGAGACGAACTGACGACCCTAGGCGCCGACCTTGTCGTCGGCGAAGACGAGCAGGATGTCGTGAAGAAAACGCTGGAATTGACGGGCGGCGTGCGCCCCCTGCTGGCATCCAATGCCGTGGGTGGAGAAAGCGCCCTGCGCCTGATGGACATGCTGGCTCCTGGCGGCACGATGGCTACCTTTGGCGCGATGAGCAAGAAGAGTATCAAGGTGCCGAACGGCTTCCTGATTTTCAAGGGCATCTGCCTCAAGGGGCTTTGGGTGACCCAGTGGCTGAAGGCTTCTCCCCGTGAGGAGATCGAAGCTGCCTATGCCCGCCTGGCAGGTTGGATGGCTTCCGGAGAATTGAGTCAGGCCGTGGATACGGTGTACGCTCTTGATGATATTCGCGAAGCAGCCGCTAAGGCTCAGGAGGAGTTCCGCAACGGAAAGATCATCCTCGATCTGGGCAAGTAA
- the rpmB gene encoding 50S ribosomal protein L28, with protein MSRICIIRGSVPHTGRRIHRSGLAKKKGGIGRHVTKTVNRTVYPNLQEKRIWVPELGQFIRMKISVKALRTINKNGAYNTLKKAGLL; from the coding sequence ATGTCCCGTATCTGCATCATCCGAGGCTCTGTCCCGCACACCGGCCGTCGCATTCACCGCTCCGGTCTCGCCAAGAAAAAGGGCGGTATCGGTCGCCACGTGACCAAGACTGTCAATCGTACCGTTTATCCTAATCTTCAAGAAAAACGCATCTGGGTTCCCGAACTGGGCCAGTTCATTCGTATGAAAATCTCTGTGAAAGCCCTGCGTACAATCAACAAGAACGGTGCGTACAACACCCTGAAAAAAGCAGGCCTCCTGTAA
- a CDS encoding ankyrin repeat domain-containing protein, whose protein sequence is MISFRPSTRHVILLTSLLLICGAILTLLWPRGITYHSKWTPEERQEIAEIANYWNDVLDAETLYVMPSMGIGYMQVNSPEYGFIANLVRHLPIKAQESIQKYIIRYKANHMLQKKLNAIRQTAKTGNPLIYDSDYWSLLTQACATGKNRLAKRLLEEGADPNLSSRSESSTQGYTPLMFVCISPYLKKEPIPLESRMELVRVLLQHGADPYITTVSDQKELTLIDIACLSTGTFQDREQLILNLLDLAPNFRLFTTAATLEDSRSQIQFPFFMRYSKVVRKLVQSGAPVTMPDGKSYIWNISLYRPDCFEMAKVFLEAGPESNREWLQLQQSIPTAPSTPPCHTRKELAQLTLDLLALQFQPSESNIKELNEFLLYLIQLGADPDQQAKHLETPRTLLLKAASSPHVQELLQHTLGTSKPPPTGKKTS, encoded by the coding sequence ATGATCTCCTTCCGTCCATCAACTCGCCACGTCATCTTATTGACCAGTCTCCTGTTGATTTGCGGGGCAATCCTCACACTCCTCTGGCCACGCGGAATCACCTACCACTCCAAATGGACTCCTGAAGAACGGCAGGAAATCGCCGAGATCGCCAATTATTGGAACGATGTGCTAGACGCAGAAACACTGTACGTCATGCCTTCGATGGGCATTGGGTACATGCAAGTCAATTCACCAGAATACGGCTTCATCGCGAATCTCGTTCGCCACCTGCCAATCAAGGCACAGGAATCCATTCAGAAATATATCATCCGCTATAAAGCCAATCATATGCTCCAGAAAAAGCTGAATGCGATTCGCCAAACAGCTAAAACAGGAAATCCCCTCATCTACGATTCAGACTATTGGTCCCTGCTGACACAGGCTTGCGCGACCGGCAAAAACAGGCTTGCCAAACGATTGCTCGAAGAAGGCGCAGACCCCAATCTCAGCTCCCGCTCCGAATCATCCACGCAAGGCTATACGCCCCTGATGTTCGTGTGCATTTCGCCATATCTCAAAAAAGAACCGATTCCTCTGGAATCACGCATGGAACTCGTAAGGGTACTCTTACAGCATGGAGCAGACCCTTACATAACGACCGTAAGCGACCAGAAAGAATTGACTCTTATTGATATCGCCTGTCTTTCAACAGGGACATTCCAGGATCGGGAGCAACTCATTCTCAACCTATTGGATTTGGCGCCCAACTTCAGACTTTTCACCACAGCAGCCACATTGGAGGATTCACGGTCACAAATCCAGTTCCCTTTTTTTATGAGATACTCGAAAGTTGTCCGCAAGCTCGTCCAATCTGGAGCACCTGTCACCATGCCTGACGGGAAATCATACATCTGGAATATCTCATTGTATCGTCCCGATTGTTTTGAAATGGCCAAAGTCTTTCTGGAAGCAGGCCCGGAAAGCAACCGGGAATGGCTCCAGTTGCAACAATCCATACCAACGGCCCCATCCACCCCACCGTGCCATACCAGAAAAGAACTTGCCCAGTTGACACTTGACTTGCTAGCACTTCAATTTCAACCCTCCGAATCCAACATCAAGGAGCTGAATGAATTCCTCCTCTACCTCATCCAGCTTGGTGCCGATCCCGACCAACAGGCAAAACACCTCGAAACACCCCGGACATTGCTTCTCAAAGCTGCTTCATCTCCACACGTTCAAGAATTGTTACAGCACACATTGGGCACATCCAAACCGCCCCCAACAGGCAAAAAAACCTCATGA
- a CDS encoding acyltransferase, with translation MTQLDLPALPTKPHYVILDGLRGVAAIMVVIFHIFEASATDLKFHTDQIVNHGYLGVDFFFILSGFVIGYAYDDRWGKMSLWEFCKRRLTRLQPMVIMGMVLGAVFFYPQASELFPSIAGTPLWLMLAVMAAGSLLLPVPLSLDIRGWQEMYPLNGPGWTLFFEYLANILYATLIRRLSNIWLAFLVFLAGCALIHQCYTMGNNIGGWSLTIEQLQVGLTRLVFPFFGGLLLFRICKPSRIKHAFWWCSLIIIGVMCMPHVGGEEHYHLNGLYDAFCIIAVFPFVVYLGASGVLSGTCSKRFCKFLGELSYPLYITHYPLIYLYTAWVADNKIPIAEAIPFGALVLASSIILAVLCLKLYDEPIRNWLKKHWNSVRPGAM, from the coding sequence ATGACTCAGCTGGACCTCCCTGCCCTTCCAACCAAGCCACACTACGTTATTCTGGACGGCTTGCGCGGGGTTGCCGCCATCATGGTGGTGATTTTCCACATTTTCGAAGCCAGCGCTACCGATCTGAAGTTTCATACGGACCAAATCGTCAACCACGGCTATCTGGGGGTGGATTTTTTCTTCATTCTCTCCGGATTCGTGATCGGCTATGCTTACGATGACCGCTGGGGAAAAATGAGTTTGTGGGAGTTCTGCAAGCGTCGCCTGACCCGACTCCAACCTATGGTCATCATGGGAATGGTGCTGGGAGCCGTTTTTTTCTATCCTCAGGCCTCGGAGCTTTTTCCCAGTATCGCCGGAACGCCTCTCTGGCTCATGCTGGCGGTGATGGCGGCCGGAAGCCTTCTACTGCCGGTACCTCTTTCACTTGATATCCGGGGATGGCAGGAGATGTATCCGTTGAACGGTCCCGGTTGGACGCTTTTCTTCGAGTACCTGGCCAATATCCTCTATGCCACTCTCATCAGGCGCCTTTCCAATATCTGGCTGGCATTTCTCGTCTTTCTGGCCGGATGTGCCCTGATACACCAGTGCTACACGATGGGCAACAATATCGGAGGATGGAGCCTGACGATTGAGCAACTCCAGGTCGGATTGACCCGGCTTGTCTTCCCGTTCTTCGGCGGTCTTCTACTCTTCCGTATCTGCAAGCCCTCACGGATCAAGCACGCGTTCTGGTGGTGCAGCCTCATCATCATCGGAGTCATGTGCATGCCCCATGTCGGCGGAGAGGAACACTACCATCTCAACGGACTCTACGATGCTTTCTGCATTATTGCAGTTTTCCCATTCGTCGTTTACCTGGGAGCCAGCGGCGTTCTCAGCGGGACATGTTCCAAACGTTTCTGCAAGTTTCTTGGAGAATTGTCGTATCCGCTTTACATTACACACTATCCGTTAATTTACCTCTACACGGCCTGGGTAGCCGACAACAAGATTCCTATAGCCGAGGCCATCCCCTTCGGCGCCCTTGTTCTGGCAAGCAGTATCATTCTGGCTGTCCTCTGCCTGAAACTATACGACGAACCAATCCGTAACTGGCTCAAAAAACATTGGAATTCCGTGAGACCCGGAGCCATGTGA
- the recA gene encoding recombinase RecA — protein MTSEAPQSADAEKLAAARKRNLDLAISQIQKDFGESAIMRLGDTHKSDVDVIPTGNLLIDRALGVGGFARGRIVEVFGPESSGKTTLTLTAIAQAQKAGGLAAFIDVEHALDPQYASRLGVNLDDLLVSQPSSGEEALQICEALVRSNAIDVIVVDSVAALVTRQELEGEIGDSTVGAQARLMSAALRKLTSFISKARTVCIFTNQIREKIGVMFGNPETTPGGRALKFYASVRVDIRRIGQIKASDGSVSGNRTKLKVVKNKVAPPFTECEFDIMYNEGISSVGSLLDLAMEYDIIQKRGSWISYNGNQIAQGRDAAKEALKNNAELYAEIETLVKQKLDEKQGK, from the coding sequence ATGACGAGTGAAGCCCCTCAATCCGCTGATGCCGAAAAACTGGCGGCAGCCCGCAAACGCAACCTTGATCTGGCTATCTCCCAGATCCAGAAAGACTTTGGTGAGTCCGCCATCATGAGATTGGGCGACACTCACAAGAGCGATGTCGATGTCATCCCGACCGGGAACCTCCTGATTGACCGCGCTCTCGGCGTGGGCGGTTTCGCCCGAGGTCGTATTGTGGAAGTATTCGGTCCGGAATCTTCCGGGAAGACCACATTGACGCTGACAGCCATTGCCCAGGCTCAAAAGGCCGGAGGCCTTGCCGCCTTCATTGACGTAGAACACGCGCTGGATCCCCAGTATGCCTCCCGCCTGGGTGTCAATCTGGACGATCTGCTCGTCTCCCAGCCCAGCTCCGGAGAAGAAGCTCTCCAAATTTGTGAAGCTCTCGTCCGTTCAAACGCCATTGATGTCATCGTCGTGGACTCCGTAGCCGCCCTCGTCACCAGGCAAGAACTGGAAGGCGAAATCGGCGATTCCACCGTCGGCGCGCAAGCCCGTCTGATGTCCGCCGCCCTGCGCAAGCTGACCAGCTTTATCTCAAAGGCTCGCACGGTTTGCATCTTCACCAACCAGATCCGCGAAAAAATCGGCGTCATGTTCGGTAACCCGGAAACGACTCCCGGAGGCCGCGCCCTCAAATTCTACGCTTCCGTCCGCGTCGACATCCGTCGTATCGGTCAGATCAAAGCTTCGGACGGTTCCGTCAGCGGCAACCGTACCAAATTGAAAGTCGTCAAGAACAAGGTCGCGCCTCCCTTTACGGAATGCGAATTCGATATCATGTACAACGAAGGCATTTCCTCCGTTGGCAGCCTGCTCGATCTCGCCATGGAATACGATATCATTCAGAAGCGAGGCTCCTGGATTAGTTACAACGGCAACCAGATCGCCCAAGGCCGTGACGCAGCCAAGGAAGCCCTCAAGAATAACGCCGAGCTGTATGCCGAAATCGAAACCCTCGTCAAGCAGAAGCTGGACGAGAAGCAAGGCAAATAA